CCATGTAAAAGACAAATAGTTCGTTGAACGAACTAACGTCTTTGTGTCCGGAGGCTCTGTTGTCACTTCACGTTCATGCATCAGGCCTGACCCTACTCCTAAAAATAGTTTTTGCGGACGGCCCAGAGAGGTGTCGATATTGCGAACTTCGTATCGCAAGCCTGCCCCTAAAACGCGGCGATCTTTTAATAATATAAGTTTATTAAATTCCCTCTGAAAAAACGCTTCCGCAATCCAAGACGCACTTAGATCGCGCGTGACTCTTGCGTGTAAAAAACCTTTATCAGAAAATAAGTCGCCTCCGCTTTTCCCGCGCTCATAATTCAATATAAGAAATGAATAATAATTGGT
The sequence above is drawn from the bacterium genome and encodes:
- a CDS encoding DUF481 domain-containing protein: TNYYSFLILNYERGKSGGDLFSDKGFLHARVTRDLSASWIAEAFFQREFNKLILLKDRRVLGAGLRYEVRNIDTSLGRPQKLFLGVGSGLMHEREVTTEPPDTKTLVRSTNYLSFTWKPDTRLSFSSTAYIQMALQRSSDYRVINENSLSFSFTESLNFLTAVSLRFDHEPPPDIKKYDLSITNGITVQF